TTCATTTTATGATAATGACGCTTGGATGTGAAGAGATGACGTAAAAATAGGTGCGTTGATTTTTGTTTATATGGCTAAAGGTTACAAAGGGCTAGAAAAATGAAGTAAATCCTTCATTAATTCACATTAATTAATCATTTCCTCCGTTTTTGACCATTTTTAAACATCTATGTTTAAATGAAAGAAGACTAGACGAGGAGGAGATATTTATGGCTCAACCAAAATACATTATGAATATTGAAAAAGTCCCCCATCTCTCAGACGAAGAGAAACAGAAACTTAAACAAATTACTGAAAAGTTCGTGTTCCGGGTCAACGATTATTACTTAAGTTTAATCGATTGGGGAGACCCAGAAGATCCCATTAGAAAACTAGTTATCCCCAATGAAGGTGAACTAGAAGAGTACGGACGATGGGATGCGTCCGATGAAGATAAAAACTACGTCGTACCTGGTTGTCAACACAAATATGAACAAACTGCCTTGTTGATCGTCTCTGAAGTGTGCGGCGCTTATTGTCGATATTGCTTTAGAAAGCGCTTATTTAGAAATGATATTAAAGAAGCTATGTCAGATGTTCAACCTGGAATTGATTATATTAAGGCACATCCCGAGATTACGAACGTGCTTCTTACAGGTGGTGATTCACTCATTCTTGCTACACGAAAACTCCGTCGTATTATTGAACAATTAAGAGAGATACCACATGTTAAAATTATTCGGCTCGGTTCAAAAATGCCTGTGTTTAATCCTATGCGCATATATGAAGATGACGATTTGCTCGATTTAATATCAGAATACTCTACACCTGAGCAGCGTATTTATGTGATGGCTCATATTAATCATCCAGTGGAAATTACACCTGAAGCTAAAAAAGGGTTTGAAGCTCTGCATAATGCAGGTGCGATTGTAGTCAATCAAACGCCCGTATTACGAGGGATTAATGATGATCCAAAAGTGCTCAGCAAACTACTTGATAAGCTATCATGGGCTGGTGTCACACCTTATTACTTCTTCATTAACAGACCTGTAGCAGGCAATAATGATTTTGTTCTTTCACTTAAAGAGGCTTATGATATTGTCGAAGAAGCGAAAGCGAATACATCTGGCTTAGGGAAACGTGTCCGCTTATCAATGAGTCACACATCAGGTAAAATTGAAATATTAGCCATTGAAGATGGGAAAGCTTATTTAAAATATCACCAGTCACGTGATGGTAATTACGGAAAATTCATGGTCCTTGATTGTCCTGAAAATGCCTCTTGGTTTGATGATTTACCAGGTAATGACATGTACTGGGATGCCCCTCAGAAAAAATGGAATGAATTTAAAGGTGCTAACGATAAAATTAGTGAAAAAGAAGAAAAAGCGCTCACCTGAAATAAGTCGAAGATCATAAAACAACTCTTTAATCAGTGGGGGCTTTACTGCCCCTTAAGAGTGGGAGAAATTTTTATTTAAGGTCTTCGACAAGACGTTGTGTTGGGGCTGGTTGCATTTGCAGACAGCCCTTTGTTTATCATCCCTTGTTCTTATACACTTTTCGTTTCTCACAATCCCCAGCCATAATGGAATATCCTCTTTCCAACTAGACTTTCCGCCTGTGACTTTTATATATTTATTTCTTATTTAGTGAATTACCTCCCTTATCCATTTCTTATCATGTCATATTTCTAGTACAATAGTTATATAATTCATAAGATATTTTTAGGTTAATGTCTTTCTTGAAACTAAAAACATAAAACATCTTCTATCAGATCGTTAAAAGAGGGTTCAAAATGAAACAATTTTTGGTGTTACTAGCACTCCTATTATTGCTAACGACTTCCGGCTGTACCGTAGAGCGTTTAAATGACACGAACTCATTACAAGAGGTGACATCGAT
The Salipaludibacillus sp. LMS25 DNA segment above includes these coding regions:
- a CDS encoding KamA family radical SAM protein, which codes for MAQPKYIMNIEKVPHLSDEEKQKLKQITEKFVFRVNDYYLSLIDWGDPEDPIRKLVIPNEGELEEYGRWDASDEDKNYVVPGCQHKYEQTALLIVSEVCGAYCRYCFRKRLFRNDIKEAMSDVQPGIDYIKAHPEITNVLLTGGDSLILATRKLRRIIEQLREIPHVKIIRLGSKMPVFNPMRIYEDDDLLDLISEYSTPEQRIYVMAHINHPVEITPEAKKGFEALHNAGAIVVNQTPVLRGINDDPKVLSKLLDKLSWAGVTPYYFFINRPVAGNNDFVLSLKEAYDIVEEAKANTSGLGKRVRLSMSHTSGKIEILAIEDGKAYLKYHQSRDGNYGKFMVLDCPENASWFDDLPGNDMYWDAPQKKWNEFKGANDKISEKEEKALT